One Catharus ustulatus isolate bCatUst1 chromosome 20, bCatUst1.pri.v2, whole genome shotgun sequence DNA window includes the following coding sequences:
- the C20H17orf58 gene encoding UPF0450 protein C17orf58 homolog isoform X2, whose amino-acid sequence MTTKVFWLFCFVIRSSSGSLPYADKPSQALSKDVFSSAASADVQVKVPARGTGSASRNALGMPPPLLQQPKPPGIPSLTSDKKKRGEPSLENSTGLRKPLGQHRGVLALHSPTQGGSPSPLDSGQANRQHSDRRLAKAANSVWARALHSHPKGTSLLEAHPFPGSATVESNDPNTLHHFNRAGKAIPYKYPEPFTRIPKPSWVTNRWSPSSMDLGVLRKDGDKEQVCLSQCRKEQDEVEAFCASEFAVNGIVYNLESLGNGVQWITLLVDSDGLYKMSRLYVTPDAAFFRVHILVVDTSNCSKPCPDFKIGSRYMVMGHIYHKRRQVPAELLPALRGRLRPGDGWVGSSSSYVRRFNRKRDLRVRAARSKCP is encoded by the exons ATGACAACCAAAGTGTTCTGGCTCTTCTGCTTTGTCATTAGATCATCTTCTG GATCCCTGCCCTATGCTGATAAacccagccaggctctgagcAAGGATGTTTTCAGttcagcagcttctgctgaTGTTCAGGTGAAAGTGCCAGCGCGGGGCacgggcagtgccagcaggaatGCCCTGGGAATGCCTCcccccctcctgcagcagccaaagcCCCCaggaatcccctccctcacctctgACAAGAAGAAACGTGGGGAGCCTTCCCTGGAaaacagcacagggctgaggaagcccctggggcagcacagaggggtcctggccctgcacagccccacccAGGGGGGCTCTCCCAGCCCGCTGGACTCCGGCCAGGCCAACAGGCAGCACTCGGACCGGCGGCTGGCCAAGGCTGCCAACAGCGTGTGGGCTCGTGCCCTGCACTCCCACCCCAAGGGCACATCCCTGCTGGAAGCTCATCCTTTTCCAGGCTCTGCTACAGTGGAGTCAAATGATCCCAACACGCTGCACCACTTcaacagagcagggaaggcaaTTCCCTACAAATACCCCGAGCCCTTCACCAggatccccaaaccctcctgggtCACCAACCGCTGGTCACCCAGCTCCAtggacctgggggtgctgaggaAAG ATGGTGACAAGGAGCAGGTGTGTCTGAGCCagtgcaggaaggagcaggatgaggtGGAGGCTTTCTGTGCCAGCGAGTTTG CAGTGAATGGAATTGTTTATAACCTGGAAAGCCTGGGGAATGGAGTCCAGTGGATTACCCTCTTGGTAGACAGTGATGGATTGTACAAGATGAGTCGCCTGTATGTCACTCCTGATGCTGCCTTCTTCCGAGTTCACATCCTGGTTGTGGATACTTCAAACTGCAGTAAACCATGTCCAGACTTTAAAATTG GCAGCAGGTACATGGTGATGGGGCACATCTACCACAAGCGCCGGCAGGTGCCCGCcgagctgctgccagccctgcgcGGGCGGCTGCGCCCGGGGGATGGCTGGGtcgggagcagcagcagctacGTGAGGAGATTCAACAGAAAAAGGGATCTCAGGGTGAGAGCAGCACGCTCCAAGTGTCCATAA
- the C20H17orf58 gene encoding UPF0450 protein C17orf58 homolog isoform X3 → MRVELHHQLILQKNPWNTGSLPYADKPSQALSKDVFSSAASADVQVKVPARGTGSASRNALGMPPPLLQQPKPPGIPSLTSDKKKRGEPSLENSTGLRKPLGQHRGVLALHSPTQGGSPSPLDSGQANRQHSDRRLAKAANSVWARALHSHPKGTSLLEAHPFPGSATVESNDPNTLHHFNRAGKAIPYKYPEPFTRIPKPSWVTNRWSPSSMDLGVLRKDGDKEQVCLSQCRKEQDEVEAFCASEFAVNGIVYNLESLGNGVQWITLLVDSDGLYKMSRLYVTPDAAFFRVHILVVDTSNCSKPCPDFKIGSRYMVMSPVCSVLVVAGSRYR, encoded by the exons ATGAGGGTTGAATTGCACCACCAGCTAATTCTACAGAAAAATCCTTGGAATACag GATCCCTGCCCTATGCTGATAAacccagccaggctctgagcAAGGATGTTTTCAGttcagcagcttctgctgaTGTTCAGGTGAAAGTGCCAGCGCGGGGCacgggcagtgccagcaggaatGCCCTGGGAATGCCTCcccccctcctgcagcagccaaagcCCCCaggaatcccctccctcacctctgACAAGAAGAAACGTGGGGAGCCTTCCCTGGAaaacagcacagggctgaggaagcccctggggcagcacagaggggtcctggccctgcacagccccacccAGGGGGGCTCTCCCAGCCCGCTGGACTCCGGCCAGGCCAACAGGCAGCACTCGGACCGGCGGCTGGCCAAGGCTGCCAACAGCGTGTGGGCTCGTGCCCTGCACTCCCACCCCAAGGGCACATCCCTGCTGGAAGCTCATCCTTTTCCAGGCTCTGCTACAGTGGAGTCAAATGATCCCAACACGCTGCACCACTTcaacagagcagggaaggcaaTTCCCTACAAATACCCCGAGCCCTTCACCAggatccccaaaccctcctgggtCACCAACCGCTGGTCACCCAGCTCCAtggacctgggggtgctgaggaAAG ATGGTGACAAGGAGCAGGTGTGTCTGAGCCagtgcaggaaggagcaggatgaggtGGAGGCTTTCTGTGCCAGCGAGTTTG CAGTGAATGGAATTGTTTATAACCTGGAAAGCCTGGGGAATGGAGTCCAGTGGATTACCCTCTTGGTAGACAGTGATGGATTGTACAAGATGAGTCGCCTGTATGTCACTCCTGATGCTGCCTTCTTCCGAGTTCACATCCTGGTTGTGGATACTTCAAACTGCAGTAAACCATGTCCAGACTTTAAAATTG GCAGCAGGTACATGGTGATGAGCcctgtttgttctgttttggttgTTGCAGGCAGCAGGTACAGGTGA
- the C20H17orf58 gene encoding UPF0450 protein C17orf58 homolog isoform X4: MPPPLLQQPKPPGIPSLTSDKKKRGEPSLENSTGLRKPLGQHRGVLALHSPTQGGSPSPLDSGQANRQHSDRRLAKAANSVWARALHSHPKGTSLLEAHPFPGSATVESNDPNTLHHFNRAGKAIPYKYPEPFTRIPKPSWVTNRWSPSSMDLGVLRKDGDKEQVCLSQCRKEQDEVEAFCASEFAVNGIVYNLESLGNGVQWITLLVDSDGLYKMSRLYVTPDAAFFRVHILVVDTSNCSKPCPDFKIGSRYMVMGHIYHKRRQVPAELLPALRGRLRPGDGWVGSSSSYVRRFNRKRDLRVRAARSKCP, translated from the exons ATGCCTCcccccctcctgcagcagccaaagcCCCCaggaatcccctccctcacctctgACAAGAAGAAACGTGGGGAGCCTTCCCTGGAaaacagcacagggctgaggaagcccctggggcagcacagaggggtcctggccctgcacagccccacccAGGGGGGCTCTCCCAGCCCGCTGGACTCCGGCCAGGCCAACAGGCAGCACTCGGACCGGCGGCTGGCCAAGGCTGCCAACAGCGTGTGGGCTCGTGCCCTGCACTCCCACCCCAAGGGCACATCCCTGCTGGAAGCTCATCCTTTTCCAGGCTCTGCTACAGTGGAGTCAAATGATCCCAACACGCTGCACCACTTcaacagagcagggaaggcaaTTCCCTACAAATACCCCGAGCCCTTCACCAggatccccaaaccctcctgggtCACCAACCGCTGGTCACCCAGCTCCAtggacctgggggtgctgaggaAAG ATGGTGACAAGGAGCAGGTGTGTCTGAGCCagtgcaggaaggagcaggatgaggtGGAGGCTTTCTGTGCCAGCGAGTTTG CAGTGAATGGAATTGTTTATAACCTGGAAAGCCTGGGGAATGGAGTCCAGTGGATTACCCTCTTGGTAGACAGTGATGGATTGTACAAGATGAGTCGCCTGTATGTCACTCCTGATGCTGCCTTCTTCCGAGTTCACATCCTGGTTGTGGATACTTCAAACTGCAGTAAACCATGTCCAGACTTTAAAATTG GCAGCAGGTACATGGTGATGGGGCACATCTACCACAAGCGCCGGCAGGTGCCCGCcgagctgctgccagccctgcgcGGGCGGCTGCGCCCGGGGGATGGCTGGGtcgggagcagcagcagctacGTGAGGAGATTCAACAGAAAAAGGGATCTCAGGGTGAGAGCAGCACGCTCCAAGTGTCCATAA
- the C20H17orf58 gene encoding UPF0450 protein C17orf58 homolog isoform X1: MRVELHHQLILQKNPWNTGSLPYADKPSQALSKDVFSSAASADVQVKVPARGTGSASRNALGMPPPLLQQPKPPGIPSLTSDKKKRGEPSLENSTGLRKPLGQHRGVLALHSPTQGGSPSPLDSGQANRQHSDRRLAKAANSVWARALHSHPKGTSLLEAHPFPGSATVESNDPNTLHHFNRAGKAIPYKYPEPFTRIPKPSWVTNRWSPSSMDLGVLRKDGDKEQVCLSQCRKEQDEVEAFCASEFAVNGIVYNLESLGNGVQWITLLVDSDGLYKMSRLYVTPDAAFFRVHILVVDTSNCSKPCPDFKIGSRYMVMGHIYHKRRQVPAELLPALRGRLRPGDGWVGSSSSYVRRFNRKRDLRVRAARSKCP, encoded by the exons ATGAGGGTTGAATTGCACCACCAGCTAATTCTACAGAAAAATCCTTGGAATACag GATCCCTGCCCTATGCTGATAAacccagccaggctctgagcAAGGATGTTTTCAGttcagcagcttctgctgaTGTTCAGGTGAAAGTGCCAGCGCGGGGCacgggcagtgccagcaggaatGCCCTGGGAATGCCTCcccccctcctgcagcagccaaagcCCCCaggaatcccctccctcacctctgACAAGAAGAAACGTGGGGAGCCTTCCCTGGAaaacagcacagggctgaggaagcccctggggcagcacagaggggtcctggccctgcacagccccacccAGGGGGGCTCTCCCAGCCCGCTGGACTCCGGCCAGGCCAACAGGCAGCACTCGGACCGGCGGCTGGCCAAGGCTGCCAACAGCGTGTGGGCTCGTGCCCTGCACTCCCACCCCAAGGGCACATCCCTGCTGGAAGCTCATCCTTTTCCAGGCTCTGCTACAGTGGAGTCAAATGATCCCAACACGCTGCACCACTTcaacagagcagggaaggcaaTTCCCTACAAATACCCCGAGCCCTTCACCAggatccccaaaccctcctgggtCACCAACCGCTGGTCACCCAGCTCCAtggacctgggggtgctgaggaAAG ATGGTGACAAGGAGCAGGTGTGTCTGAGCCagtgcaggaaggagcaggatgaggtGGAGGCTTTCTGTGCCAGCGAGTTTG CAGTGAATGGAATTGTTTATAACCTGGAAAGCCTGGGGAATGGAGTCCAGTGGATTACCCTCTTGGTAGACAGTGATGGATTGTACAAGATGAGTCGCCTGTATGTCACTCCTGATGCTGCCTTCTTCCGAGTTCACATCCTGGTTGTGGATACTTCAAACTGCAGTAAACCATGTCCAGACTTTAAAATTG GCAGCAGGTACATGGTGATGGGGCACATCTACCACAAGCGCCGGCAGGTGCCCGCcgagctgctgccagccctgcgcGGGCGGCTGCGCCCGGGGGATGGCTGGGtcgggagcagcagcagctacGTGAGGAGATTCAACAGAAAAAGGGATCTCAGGGTGAGAGCAGCACGCTCCAAGTGTCCATAA